The Stenotrophomonas maltophilia genome segment ACCGCCTTCCTGGAAAAGCGCACCGCGCAGTGGAAGAACGCATGAGCATCGACACCGCTGCCGACGACGCACCGGTGCTGTTCGAGGAGCGCGTGGCCGGCAACGGCACGCGCATCGGCATCGCCACGCTCAACGCGCCGCGCACGCTCAATGGTTTCTCGCTGCCGATGGCGCACCTGCTGCTGAAGCAGCTGAAGGCCTGGGCCGATGACGACGGCATCGCCATGGTGGTGCTGCAGGGTGCCGGTGAGAAGGCGTTCTGCGCCGGCGGCGACCTGCACAGCCTGTACAAGAGCATGGTCGCCTTCCGCGAGGCCGACTGCAGCGACATCCGCGAGAACGACTACGCCGCCGAGTTCTTCGACGTCGAATACCGCGTCGATCATCTCATCCACACCTACGCCAAGCCGATCCTGTGCTGGGGCCATGGCATCGTGATGGGCGGCGGCATCGGCCTGATGTCCGGCGCCAGCCACCGCGTGGTCAGCGAGCGCTCCAAGCTGGCCTTCCCGGAAATCACCGTCGGCCTGTTCCCCGATGTCGGTGGCAGCTGGCTGCTGCCGCGCGTACCGGGCAAGGGCGGCCTGTTCCTGGCGCTGACCGGCGCGCTGCTCAACCCGGGCGACGCTATCTACGCCGGCCTGGCCGACGTGCACGTGGCCGAAGAACGCCGCAGTGCAGTGTTCGATGCGCTGCTGCAGGTGGCCTGGTCCAGTGATTCCGCACACAACCACGAACGCCTGACCCATCTGCTGCAGTCGCATGCCAGTGATGCTGCGACTGGCCCGCTGCTGGCCAATGCGGCGCAGGTCAAGGCGCTGTGCGAAGGCGATGACCTGCAGGCCATCGTGGCGCGCATTGCCGGCCTGCAGACCGACGACGCCTGGTTGCAGGCCGCACAGAAGACTCTCGCCGCCGGTGCACCCGGTTCGGCACGGTTGGCGTACGAACTGCAGCGCCGCAGTGCCGGCCAGGATCTGGCCGCGATCTATCGCCTGGAGTACATCGTCGCCCTGCATTGCGCCGCCCACGGTGATTTCGCCGAAGGCATCCGCGCGTTGCTGGTCGTCAAGGACCGCAATCCGCAGTGGAACCCGGCCACCCTGGCCGAGGCCACCGG includes the following:
- a CDS encoding enoyl-CoA hydratase/isomerase family protein, which codes for MSIDTAADDAPVLFEERVAGNGTRIGIATLNAPRTLNGFSLPMAHLLLKQLKAWADDDGIAMVVLQGAGEKAFCAGGDLHSLYKSMVAFREADCSDIRENDYAAEFFDVEYRVDHLIHTYAKPILCWGHGIVMGGGIGLMSGASHRVVSERSKLAFPEITVGLFPDVGGSWLLPRVPGKGGLFLALTGALLNPGDAIYAGLADVHVAEERRSAVFDALLQVAWSSDSAHNHERLTHLLQSHASDAATGPLLANAAQVKALCEGDDLQAIVARIAGLQTDDAWLQAAQKTLAAGAPGSARLAYELQRRSAGQDLAAIYRLEYIVALHCAAHGDFAEGIRALLVVKDRNPQWNPATLAEATGAWADTFFASPWADAAHPLADLGTPLVERSLA